Proteins co-encoded in one Tachysurus fulvidraco isolate hzauxx_2018 chromosome 17, HZAU_PFXX_2.0, whole genome shotgun sequence genomic window:
- the lman2 gene encoding vesicular integral-membrane protein VIP36 isoform X3, whose protein sequence is MATVRKLSCLFSYLNKGVCEIFLLLWLLQFSSVCSDITDGNAEHLKREHSLIKPYQGVGTSASSQWDFWGSTLVTSQYVRLTPDERSRQGSIWNTVPCYLKDWEMHVQFKVHGSGKKNLHGDGIAIWYAKERSHPGPGSNDNFHGLGVFIDTYPNDEASYRSFPYISAMVSNGTVSYDHGNDGRSTELGGCSVEIRNKDHDTYLAIRYSKGRLTIMVDVDDKNEWKECIDITGVRLPTGYYFGASAATGDLSDNHDIISMKMYQLMVEHTPEEDSQDWTKIEPSVSLLKSPKDNVDDPTGNFRSTPLTGWKVFLLLLCALLGIVVCAVVGAVVFQKRQERNRRFY, encoded by the exons ATGGCTACAGTTAGGAAGCTGTCATGTCTTTTCAGCTACCTAAACAAAGGCGTTTGCGAAATATTCCTACTTTTGTGGTTGCTGCAGTTTTCTTCCGTGTGCTCAGATATAACAGACGGCAACGCTGAGCACTTAAAGCGGGAGCATTCACTCATAAAGCCATATCAAG GTGTTGGAACAAGTGCTTCAAGTCAATGGGATTTCTGGGGGAGTACTTTAGTTACAAGCCAGTATGTGCGTCTGACACCTGATGAACGGAGCAGGCAAGGATCCATCTGGAACACAGTG CCCTGTTACTTGAAAGACTGGGAAATGCACGTGCAATTTAAAGTTCACGGATCGGGGAAGAAGAATCTCCATGGAGATGGCATTGCAATTTGGTACGCAAAAGAGCGATCACATCCTg GCCCTGGCAGCAATGACAACTTCCATGGCTTGGGCGTATTTATAGACACATATCCAAACGATGAGGCTTCCTAT CGTTCCTTTCCCTACATTTCTGCAATGGTGAGTAACGGCACGGTGTCTTACGATCATGGAAACGATGGCCGCTCTACAGAGCTGGGGGGCTGCTCAGTCGAAATAAGAAACAAAGACCATGACACATATCTTGCTATCCGATACTCCAAAGGCAGACTCACG ATTATGGTTGATGTTGATGACAAGAATGAGTGGAAAGAGTGTATCGATATCACAGGCGTCCGCCTTCCTACCGGTTACTATTTTGGGGCGTCTGCAGCCACAGGAGATCTCTCTG ACAACCATGATATCATCTCTATGAAAATGTACCAGCTGATGGTTGAACACACTCCTGAGGAGGACAGTCAAGACTGGACTAAGATTGAGCCTAGCGTCAGTTTGCTCAAGTCTCCCAAAG ACAATGTTGATGATCCAACTGGCAATTTCCGGAGTACACCTCTTACCGGCTGGAAGGTCTTCCTGCTTCTCTTATGTGCTCTTCTTGGGATTGTTGTTTGTGCTGTTGTGGGAGCAGTGGTCTTTCAGAAACGACAAGAGAGGAACAGGAGATTTTACTAG
- the lman2 gene encoding vesicular integral-membrane protein VIP36 isoform X1, translating to MATVRKLSCLFSYLNKGVCEIFLLLWLLQFSSVCSDITDGNAEHLKREHSLIKPYQGVGTSASSQWDFWGSTLVTSQYVRLTPDERSRQGSIWNTVPCYLKDWEMHVQFKVHGSGKKNLHGDGIAIWYAKERSHPGPVFGNQDHFVGLAVFLDTFRNDLNGMDRSFPYISAMVSNGTVSYDHGNDGRSTELGGCSVEIRNKDHDTYLAIRYSKGRLTIMVDVDDKNEWKECIDITGVRLPTGYYFGASAATGDLSDNHDIISMKMYQLMVEHTPEEDSQDWTKIEPSVSLLKSPKDNVDDPTGNFRSTPLTGWKVFLLLLCALLGIVVCAVVGAVVFQKRQERNRRFY from the exons ATGGCTACAGTTAGGAAGCTGTCATGTCTTTTCAGCTACCTAAACAAAGGCGTTTGCGAAATATTCCTACTTTTGTGGTTGCTGCAGTTTTCTTCCGTGTGCTCAGATATAACAGACGGCAACGCTGAGCACTTAAAGCGGGAGCATTCACTCATAAAGCCATATCAAG GTGTTGGAACAAGTGCTTCAAGTCAATGGGATTTCTGGGGGAGTACTTTAGTTACAAGCCAGTATGTGCGTCTGACACCTGATGAACGGAGCAGGCAAGGATCCATCTGGAACACAGTG CCCTGTTACTTGAAAGACTGGGAAATGCACGTGCAATTTAAAGTTCACGGATCGGGGAAGAAGAATCTCCATGGAGATGGCATTGCAATTTGGTACGCAAAAGAGCGATCACATCCTg GACCAGTCTTTGGAAACCAGGACCATTTTGTAGGCCTGGCTGTTTTTTTGGATACGTTCCGCAATGACCTCAACGGCATGGAT CGTTCCTTTCCCTACATTTCTGCAATGGTGAGTAACGGCACGGTGTCTTACGATCATGGAAACGATGGCCGCTCTACAGAGCTGGGGGGCTGCTCAGTCGAAATAAGAAACAAAGACCATGACACATATCTTGCTATCCGATACTCCAAAGGCAGACTCACG ATTATGGTTGATGTTGATGACAAGAATGAGTGGAAAGAGTGTATCGATATCACAGGCGTCCGCCTTCCTACCGGTTACTATTTTGGGGCGTCTGCAGCCACAGGAGATCTCTCTG ACAACCATGATATCATCTCTATGAAAATGTACCAGCTGATGGTTGAACACACTCCTGAGGAGGACAGTCAAGACTGGACTAAGATTGAGCCTAGCGTCAGTTTGCTCAAGTCTCCCAAAG ACAATGTTGATGATCCAACTGGCAATTTCCGGAGTACACCTCTTACCGGCTGGAAGGTCTTCCTGCTTCTCTTATGTGCTCTTCTTGGGATTGTTGTTTGTGCTGTTGTGGGAGCAGTGGTCTTTCAGAAACGACAAGAGAGGAACAGGAGATTTTACTAG
- the pld7 gene encoding 5'-3' exonuclease PLD3 isoform X1 codes for MDCSDEPVPHSQHQWKMGRRAARKQTNAALRRSSRLRNIYSFSKETEDIHIGTSADQILKENEDEKSTEKKTEGEDSRKAGKPSSRIPTFQSSLTRKRTTTQIAESQLPLKPEGPTRECQMKERGISSGENLATKSPVFGDRETALPILSTRIHSHSTDDLSVAGTSDPIQSESSESTSIPHEGNQVSDPSDKEGLEEALHRPSLREESESHDKGSAAEPPAELQDASTEFQSKDKQQSHAVIQDNLEQKLSEFMQDIGDELKERLEKEIPPASILEDAQKQFLRLKDNKKLCVDGSPETFSKQNDVPARSQTGRSKAKPKHSTSTRAKSFALFCIFPSILLLLVGFGQHIWLYGVPRSVSHLLLQLELHWLEGFWLPQEECSSDCRLTLTESIPEGMLFPSGSPQLQSITHTWTNLLNRANSSVNIAAFYLTMSDSDIGLIDPSAMQGKVLLDHLKQLESRGVNLKIAVNAPQTYRADTDELTGTGAEIREVDLSNITGGIVHTKLWVVDKKHMYVGSANMDWRSLTQVKEVGVSVEDCSCLAQDAARIFGVYWELGAQKNSTLPPYWPGRFSALSSIKYPLTVKFNGVPARVYLSSAPPQLSASGRTDDLSAILSVIADAKKFIYVSVMDYLPISQYTPKTRFWPVIDSALRDAACARKVEVKLLVSCWSHSPKSMFIFLQSLSVLSKTPLGCNIHVKVFEVPCTSVQHQIPFARVNHAKFMVTDRVVYIGTSNWSENYFTQTAGVGLVVNQTGYVVEEGQQTVQNQLHKIFQRDWNSDFAQALTDDLVEHCSRRGKTL; via the exons ATGGACTGCAGTGATGAACCAGTCCCTCACTCACAGCACCAATGGAAA ATGGGACGACGAGCTGcacgcaaacaaacaaacgctgCACTGCGGCGCTCATCACGACTcagaaatatttacagtttttcaAAG GAAACTGAAGATATCCATATTGGGACATCTGCAGACCAGATTTTAAAGGAGAATGAGGATGAAAAGAGCACTGAAAAGAAGACCGAGGGGGAGGATTCACGAAAAGCTGGAAAACCTTCCTCACGTATCCCCACTTTCCAAAGCTCGCTGACTCGCAAGCGAACTACTACCCAAATTGCAGAGTCACAGCTGCCATTAAAGCCTGAAGGACCAACTAGAGAATGTcaaatgaaagagagagggatcaGCTCTGGAGAGAATTTGGCAACAAAATCGCCAGTGTTTGGTGACCGAGAAACAGCCTTGCCTATTCTGTCAACTCGCATACACTCGCACAGCACTGATGATCTCTCTGTGGCAGGTACGTCAGATCCCATCCAGTCTGAAAGTTCAGAGTCTACATCAATACCACATGAAGGAAACCAGGTTTCCGATCCAAGTGATAAAGAAGGTCTTGAGGAAGCACTTCACCGACCGAGTCTTAGAGAAGAATCAGAGTCCCATGACAAAGGTTCAGCCGCAGAACCACCTGCAGAGCTTCAAGATGCAAGTACAGAGTTTCAGTCAAAAGACAAGCAACAATCACATGCTGTTATTCAGGATAATCTGGAACAAAAACTTAGTGAATTTATGCAGGATATTGGAGATGAATTGAAGGAAAGGCTTGAAAAAGAAATACCACCAGCATCAATCCTGGAGGATGCCCAAAAGCAGTTTCTAAGattaaaagacaataaaaagctttgtGTCGATGGGTCTCCTGAAACATTTTCGAAGCAAAATGATGTGCCTGCAAGGAGCCAAACAGGCCGTTCAAAGGCAAAACCAAAACACAGCACATCT ACAAGAGCAAAGAGCTTTGCACTCTTCTGTATTTTCCCATCTATCTTGCTGCTTTTGGTTGGATTTGGTCAACACATTTGGCTGTACGGTGTCCCTCGATCTGTGTCCCACCTTCTACTGCAGCTGGAACTGCACTGGCTTGAAGGTTTCTGGTTGCCCCAAGAGGAATGCAGTTCTGATTGTAG GTTGACTCTTACTGAGAGTATCCCTGAAGGAATGCTTTTTCCCTCTGGCTCCCCACAACTGCagagcatcacacacacctggactAACCTGCTGAACCGAGCTAACAGCTCAGTCAACATTGCTGCTTTCTACCTCACAATGAGCGACTCAGATATTGGCCTGATTGATCCCAGTGCAATGCAG GGCAAAGTACTGTTGGATCACCTGAAACAGCTTGAATCTAGAGGTGTGAATTTAAAGATTGCTGTTAACGCACCTCAGACGTACAGAGCAGACACAGATGAGTTAACAGGAACAG GTGCAGAGATCAGAGAAGTTGACCTTAGTAACATCACTGGAGGTATCGTCCACACAAAACTTTGGGTTGTGGACAAGAAGCACATGTATGTAGGAAGCGCAAACATGGACTGGCGCTCGCTAACCCAG GTAAAGGAAGTTGGTGTTTCTGTGGAGGACTGCAGCTGTTTGGCACAGGATGCAGCAAGGATATTTGGAGTCTACTGGGAACTTGGTGCTCAGAAGAATAGTACCTTACCTCCCTACTGGCCTGGCCGATTCTCCGCGCTCTCCAGCATTAAGTACCCATTAACTGTTAAATTCAACGGTGTTCCTGCacgtgtctatctgtct AGCGCTCCACCTCAATTATCAGCTTCTGGAAGGACAGATGATCTCTCAGCTATCCTCTCTGTAATTGCTGATGCCAAAAAATTcatttatgtgtctgtgatgGACTACCTTCCCATTTCCCAGTACACCCCTAAAACAAG GTTTTGGCCTGTTATCGATTCAGCGCTGCGGGACGCTGCATGTGCCCGAAAGGTGGAGGTGAAACTGTTGGTCAGCTGCTGGAGCCACTCTCCTAAATCCATGTTCATCTTCCTGCAGTCTTTATCAGTACTCAGCAAGACACCCCTCGGATGTAACATTCATGTT AAAGTTTTTGAGGTTCCTTGTACATCAGTGCAACATCAGATTCCATTTGCCCGTGTAAATCATGCCAAGTTTATGGTGACAGATCGCGTTGTCTACATCG GAACCTCTAATTGGTCTGAAAATTATTTCACCCAGACAGCTGGAGTTGGGCTTGTGGTGAATCAGACAGGCTACGTGGTGGAAGAGGGCCAGCAAACAGTGCAAAATCAACTACATAAGATTTTCCAGAGAGACTGGAATTCTGACTTTGCTCAAGCTCTCACAGACGATCTTGTAGAGCATTGCAGCAGGAGGGGGAAAACATTGTAA
- the pld7 gene encoding 5'-3' exonuclease PLD3 isoform X2, with protein sequence MGRRAARKQTNAALRRSSRLRNIYSFSKETEDIHIGTSADQILKENEDEKSTEKKTEGEDSRKAGKPSSRIPTFQSSLTRKRTTTQIAESQLPLKPEGPTRECQMKERGISSGENLATKSPVFGDRETALPILSTRIHSHSTDDLSVAGTSDPIQSESSESTSIPHEGNQVSDPSDKEGLEEALHRPSLREESESHDKGSAAEPPAELQDASTEFQSKDKQQSHAVIQDNLEQKLSEFMQDIGDELKERLEKEIPPASILEDAQKQFLRLKDNKKLCVDGSPETFSKQNDVPARSQTGRSKAKPKHSTSTRAKSFALFCIFPSILLLLVGFGQHIWLYGVPRSVSHLLLQLELHWLEGFWLPQEECSSDCRLTLTESIPEGMLFPSGSPQLQSITHTWTNLLNRANSSVNIAAFYLTMSDSDIGLIDPSAMQGKVLLDHLKQLESRGVNLKIAVNAPQTYRADTDELTGTGAEIREVDLSNITGGIVHTKLWVVDKKHMYVGSANMDWRSLTQVKEVGVSVEDCSCLAQDAARIFGVYWELGAQKNSTLPPYWPGRFSALSSIKYPLTVKFNGVPARVYLSSAPPQLSASGRTDDLSAILSVIADAKKFIYVSVMDYLPISQYTPKTRFWPVIDSALRDAACARKVEVKLLVSCWSHSPKSMFIFLQSLSVLSKTPLGCNIHVKVFEVPCTSVQHQIPFARVNHAKFMVTDRVVYIGTSNWSENYFTQTAGVGLVVNQTGYVVEEGQQTVQNQLHKIFQRDWNSDFAQALTDDLVEHCSRRGKTL encoded by the exons ATGGGACGACGAGCTGcacgcaaacaaacaaacgctgCACTGCGGCGCTCATCACGACTcagaaatatttacagtttttcaAAG GAAACTGAAGATATCCATATTGGGACATCTGCAGACCAGATTTTAAAGGAGAATGAGGATGAAAAGAGCACTGAAAAGAAGACCGAGGGGGAGGATTCACGAAAAGCTGGAAAACCTTCCTCACGTATCCCCACTTTCCAAAGCTCGCTGACTCGCAAGCGAACTACTACCCAAATTGCAGAGTCACAGCTGCCATTAAAGCCTGAAGGACCAACTAGAGAATGTcaaatgaaagagagagggatcaGCTCTGGAGAGAATTTGGCAACAAAATCGCCAGTGTTTGGTGACCGAGAAACAGCCTTGCCTATTCTGTCAACTCGCATACACTCGCACAGCACTGATGATCTCTCTGTGGCAGGTACGTCAGATCCCATCCAGTCTGAAAGTTCAGAGTCTACATCAATACCACATGAAGGAAACCAGGTTTCCGATCCAAGTGATAAAGAAGGTCTTGAGGAAGCACTTCACCGACCGAGTCTTAGAGAAGAATCAGAGTCCCATGACAAAGGTTCAGCCGCAGAACCACCTGCAGAGCTTCAAGATGCAAGTACAGAGTTTCAGTCAAAAGACAAGCAACAATCACATGCTGTTATTCAGGATAATCTGGAACAAAAACTTAGTGAATTTATGCAGGATATTGGAGATGAATTGAAGGAAAGGCTTGAAAAAGAAATACCACCAGCATCAATCCTGGAGGATGCCCAAAAGCAGTTTCTAAGattaaaagacaataaaaagctttgtGTCGATGGGTCTCCTGAAACATTTTCGAAGCAAAATGATGTGCCTGCAAGGAGCCAAACAGGCCGTTCAAAGGCAAAACCAAAACACAGCACATCT ACAAGAGCAAAGAGCTTTGCACTCTTCTGTATTTTCCCATCTATCTTGCTGCTTTTGGTTGGATTTGGTCAACACATTTGGCTGTACGGTGTCCCTCGATCTGTGTCCCACCTTCTACTGCAGCTGGAACTGCACTGGCTTGAAGGTTTCTGGTTGCCCCAAGAGGAATGCAGTTCTGATTGTAG GTTGACTCTTACTGAGAGTATCCCTGAAGGAATGCTTTTTCCCTCTGGCTCCCCACAACTGCagagcatcacacacacctggactAACCTGCTGAACCGAGCTAACAGCTCAGTCAACATTGCTGCTTTCTACCTCACAATGAGCGACTCAGATATTGGCCTGATTGATCCCAGTGCAATGCAG GGCAAAGTACTGTTGGATCACCTGAAACAGCTTGAATCTAGAGGTGTGAATTTAAAGATTGCTGTTAACGCACCTCAGACGTACAGAGCAGACACAGATGAGTTAACAGGAACAG GTGCAGAGATCAGAGAAGTTGACCTTAGTAACATCACTGGAGGTATCGTCCACACAAAACTTTGGGTTGTGGACAAGAAGCACATGTATGTAGGAAGCGCAAACATGGACTGGCGCTCGCTAACCCAG GTAAAGGAAGTTGGTGTTTCTGTGGAGGACTGCAGCTGTTTGGCACAGGATGCAGCAAGGATATTTGGAGTCTACTGGGAACTTGGTGCTCAGAAGAATAGTACCTTACCTCCCTACTGGCCTGGCCGATTCTCCGCGCTCTCCAGCATTAAGTACCCATTAACTGTTAAATTCAACGGTGTTCCTGCacgtgtctatctgtct AGCGCTCCACCTCAATTATCAGCTTCTGGAAGGACAGATGATCTCTCAGCTATCCTCTCTGTAATTGCTGATGCCAAAAAATTcatttatgtgtctgtgatgGACTACCTTCCCATTTCCCAGTACACCCCTAAAACAAG GTTTTGGCCTGTTATCGATTCAGCGCTGCGGGACGCTGCATGTGCCCGAAAGGTGGAGGTGAAACTGTTGGTCAGCTGCTGGAGCCACTCTCCTAAATCCATGTTCATCTTCCTGCAGTCTTTATCAGTACTCAGCAAGACACCCCTCGGATGTAACATTCATGTT AAAGTTTTTGAGGTTCCTTGTACATCAGTGCAACATCAGATTCCATTTGCCCGTGTAAATCATGCCAAGTTTATGGTGACAGATCGCGTTGTCTACATCG GAACCTCTAATTGGTCTGAAAATTATTTCACCCAGACAGCTGGAGTTGGGCTTGTGGTGAATCAGACAGGCTACGTGGTGGAAGAGGGCCAGCAAACAGTGCAAAATCAACTACATAAGATTTTCCAGAGAGACTGGAATTCTGACTTTGCTCAAGCTCTCACAGACGATCTTGTAGAGCATTGCAGCAGGAGGGGGAAAACATTGTAA
- the lman2 gene encoding vesicular integral-membrane protein VIP36 isoform X2 translates to MATVRKLSCLFSYLNKGVCEIFLLLWLLQFSSVCSDITDGNAEHLKREHSLIKPYQGVGTSASSQWDFWGSTLVTSQYVRLTPDERSRQGSIWNTVPCYLKDWEMHVQFKVHGSGKKNLHGDGIAIWYAKERSHPAGPGSNDNFHGLGVFIDTYPNDEASYRSFPYISAMVSNGTVSYDHGNDGRSTELGGCSVEIRNKDHDTYLAIRYSKGRLTIMVDVDDKNEWKECIDITGVRLPTGYYFGASAATGDLSDNHDIISMKMYQLMVEHTPEEDSQDWTKIEPSVSLLKSPKDNVDDPTGNFRSTPLTGWKVFLLLLCALLGIVVCAVVGAVVFQKRQERNRRFY, encoded by the exons ATGGCTACAGTTAGGAAGCTGTCATGTCTTTTCAGCTACCTAAACAAAGGCGTTTGCGAAATATTCCTACTTTTGTGGTTGCTGCAGTTTTCTTCCGTGTGCTCAGATATAACAGACGGCAACGCTGAGCACTTAAAGCGGGAGCATTCACTCATAAAGCCATATCAAG GTGTTGGAACAAGTGCTTCAAGTCAATGGGATTTCTGGGGGAGTACTTTAGTTACAAGCCAGTATGTGCGTCTGACACCTGATGAACGGAGCAGGCAAGGATCCATCTGGAACACAGTG CCCTGTTACTTGAAAGACTGGGAAATGCACGTGCAATTTAAAGTTCACGGATCGGGGAAGAAGAATCTCCATGGAGATGGCATTGCAATTTGGTACGCAAAAGAGCGATCACATCCTg CAGGCCCTGGCAGCAATGACAACTTCCATGGCTTGGGCGTATTTATAGACACATATCCAAACGATGAGGCTTCCTAT CGTTCCTTTCCCTACATTTCTGCAATGGTGAGTAACGGCACGGTGTCTTACGATCATGGAAACGATGGCCGCTCTACAGAGCTGGGGGGCTGCTCAGTCGAAATAAGAAACAAAGACCATGACACATATCTTGCTATCCGATACTCCAAAGGCAGACTCACG ATTATGGTTGATGTTGATGACAAGAATGAGTGGAAAGAGTGTATCGATATCACAGGCGTCCGCCTTCCTACCGGTTACTATTTTGGGGCGTCTGCAGCCACAGGAGATCTCTCTG ACAACCATGATATCATCTCTATGAAAATGTACCAGCTGATGGTTGAACACACTCCTGAGGAGGACAGTCAAGACTGGACTAAGATTGAGCCTAGCGTCAGTTTGCTCAAGTCTCCCAAAG ACAATGTTGATGATCCAACTGGCAATTTCCGGAGTACACCTCTTACCGGCTGGAAGGTCTTCCTGCTTCTCTTATGTGCTCTTCTTGGGATTGTTGTTTGTGCTGTTGTGGGAGCAGTGGTCTTTCAGAAACGACAAGAGAGGAACAGGAGATTTTACTAG
- the pld7 gene encoding 5'-3' exonuclease PLD3 isoform X3, whose translation METEDIHIGTSADQILKENEDEKSTEKKTEGEDSRKAGKPSSRIPTFQSSLTRKRTTTQIAESQLPLKPEGPTRECQMKERGISSGENLATKSPVFGDRETALPILSTRIHSHSTDDLSVAGTSDPIQSESSESTSIPHEGNQVSDPSDKEGLEEALHRPSLREESESHDKGSAAEPPAELQDASTEFQSKDKQQSHAVIQDNLEQKLSEFMQDIGDELKERLEKEIPPASILEDAQKQFLRLKDNKKLCVDGSPETFSKQNDVPARSQTGRSKAKPKHSTSTRAKSFALFCIFPSILLLLVGFGQHIWLYGVPRSVSHLLLQLELHWLEGFWLPQEECSSDCRLTLTESIPEGMLFPSGSPQLQSITHTWTNLLNRANSSVNIAAFYLTMSDSDIGLIDPSAMQGKVLLDHLKQLESRGVNLKIAVNAPQTYRADTDELTGTGAEIREVDLSNITGGIVHTKLWVVDKKHMYVGSANMDWRSLTQVKEVGVSVEDCSCLAQDAARIFGVYWELGAQKNSTLPPYWPGRFSALSSIKYPLTVKFNGVPARVYLSSAPPQLSASGRTDDLSAILSVIADAKKFIYVSVMDYLPISQYTPKTRFWPVIDSALRDAACARKVEVKLLVSCWSHSPKSMFIFLQSLSVLSKTPLGCNIHVKVFEVPCTSVQHQIPFARVNHAKFMVTDRVVYIGTSNWSENYFTQTAGVGLVVNQTGYVVEEGQQTVQNQLHKIFQRDWNSDFAQALTDDLVEHCSRRGKTL comes from the exons ATG GAAACTGAAGATATCCATATTGGGACATCTGCAGACCAGATTTTAAAGGAGAATGAGGATGAAAAGAGCACTGAAAAGAAGACCGAGGGGGAGGATTCACGAAAAGCTGGAAAACCTTCCTCACGTATCCCCACTTTCCAAAGCTCGCTGACTCGCAAGCGAACTACTACCCAAATTGCAGAGTCACAGCTGCCATTAAAGCCTGAAGGACCAACTAGAGAATGTcaaatgaaagagagagggatcaGCTCTGGAGAGAATTTGGCAACAAAATCGCCAGTGTTTGGTGACCGAGAAACAGCCTTGCCTATTCTGTCAACTCGCATACACTCGCACAGCACTGATGATCTCTCTGTGGCAGGTACGTCAGATCCCATCCAGTCTGAAAGTTCAGAGTCTACATCAATACCACATGAAGGAAACCAGGTTTCCGATCCAAGTGATAAAGAAGGTCTTGAGGAAGCACTTCACCGACCGAGTCTTAGAGAAGAATCAGAGTCCCATGACAAAGGTTCAGCCGCAGAACCACCTGCAGAGCTTCAAGATGCAAGTACAGAGTTTCAGTCAAAAGACAAGCAACAATCACATGCTGTTATTCAGGATAATCTGGAACAAAAACTTAGTGAATTTATGCAGGATATTGGAGATGAATTGAAGGAAAGGCTTGAAAAAGAAATACCACCAGCATCAATCCTGGAGGATGCCCAAAAGCAGTTTCTAAGattaaaagacaataaaaagctttgtGTCGATGGGTCTCCTGAAACATTTTCGAAGCAAAATGATGTGCCTGCAAGGAGCCAAACAGGCCGTTCAAAGGCAAAACCAAAACACAGCACATCT ACAAGAGCAAAGAGCTTTGCACTCTTCTGTATTTTCCCATCTATCTTGCTGCTTTTGGTTGGATTTGGTCAACACATTTGGCTGTACGGTGTCCCTCGATCTGTGTCCCACCTTCTACTGCAGCTGGAACTGCACTGGCTTGAAGGTTTCTGGTTGCCCCAAGAGGAATGCAGTTCTGATTGTAG GTTGACTCTTACTGAGAGTATCCCTGAAGGAATGCTTTTTCCCTCTGGCTCCCCACAACTGCagagcatcacacacacctggactAACCTGCTGAACCGAGCTAACAGCTCAGTCAACATTGCTGCTTTCTACCTCACAATGAGCGACTCAGATATTGGCCTGATTGATCCCAGTGCAATGCAG GGCAAAGTACTGTTGGATCACCTGAAACAGCTTGAATCTAGAGGTGTGAATTTAAAGATTGCTGTTAACGCACCTCAGACGTACAGAGCAGACACAGATGAGTTAACAGGAACAG GTGCAGAGATCAGAGAAGTTGACCTTAGTAACATCACTGGAGGTATCGTCCACACAAAACTTTGGGTTGTGGACAAGAAGCACATGTATGTAGGAAGCGCAAACATGGACTGGCGCTCGCTAACCCAG GTAAAGGAAGTTGGTGTTTCTGTGGAGGACTGCAGCTGTTTGGCACAGGATGCAGCAAGGATATTTGGAGTCTACTGGGAACTTGGTGCTCAGAAGAATAGTACCTTACCTCCCTACTGGCCTGGCCGATTCTCCGCGCTCTCCAGCATTAAGTACCCATTAACTGTTAAATTCAACGGTGTTCCTGCacgtgtctatctgtct AGCGCTCCACCTCAATTATCAGCTTCTGGAAGGACAGATGATCTCTCAGCTATCCTCTCTGTAATTGCTGATGCCAAAAAATTcatttatgtgtctgtgatgGACTACCTTCCCATTTCCCAGTACACCCCTAAAACAAG GTTTTGGCCTGTTATCGATTCAGCGCTGCGGGACGCTGCATGTGCCCGAAAGGTGGAGGTGAAACTGTTGGTCAGCTGCTGGAGCCACTCTCCTAAATCCATGTTCATCTTCCTGCAGTCTTTATCAGTACTCAGCAAGACACCCCTCGGATGTAACATTCATGTT AAAGTTTTTGAGGTTCCTTGTACATCAGTGCAACATCAGATTCCATTTGCCCGTGTAAATCATGCCAAGTTTATGGTGACAGATCGCGTTGTCTACATCG GAACCTCTAATTGGTCTGAAAATTATTTCACCCAGACAGCTGGAGTTGGGCTTGTGGTGAATCAGACAGGCTACGTGGTGGAAGAGGGCCAGCAAACAGTGCAAAATCAACTACATAAGATTTTCCAGAGAGACTGGAATTCTGACTTTGCTCAAGCTCTCACAGACGATCTTGTAGAGCATTGCAGCAGGAGGGGGAAAACATTGTAA